A window from Festucalex cinctus isolate MCC-2025b chromosome 12, RoL_Fcin_1.0, whole genome shotgun sequence encodes these proteins:
- the LOC144031832 gene encoding uncharacterized protein LOC144031832, with protein sequence MLTPEKSGAQPSTSAQMTFHRTMTTTMGPMQDSLGQSSKEREDRAHSNVRPLVLRQRKLLLIGPKVTLLTVSRTKNVHQPIHPRKKDPKDSGWLEVDEFGWQPTIFPFAAKPGPRDAAAELNSHLPADILELFITDELLQHIVHHTNLDANQSMQKQTDKNCCARAGVEQQGKAYREAIRTQSSSFVSVMRGI encoded by the exons atgctaacaccggagaaaagtggtgcacaaccgagcacgtctgcacagatgacgtttcatcggacgatgacgactactatgggtccgatgcaagacagtcttggacagtcttccaaagaacgtgaag atcgtgctcacagcaacgtccgaccgctggttctacgacaaagaaag ctcctcctcatagggcccaaagtgacccttctcacagtgagcagaacaaag aatgtgcatcaaccaatacatccaagaaaaaaag atcccaaagattctggctggcttgaagttgatgaattcggctggcagccaaccatctttccctttgctgcaaaaccaggaccaagggatgctgcagcagagctgaattcccacctgccagctgacatcctggagctcttcatcacggatgaacttctccagcacatcgttcatcataccaacctcgacgcaaatcagtccatgcagaagcagactgacaaaaactgttgcgcacgt GCGGGAGTCGAGCAACAAGGCAAGGCGTACCGTGAAGCCATTCGCACTCAGTCATCATCTTTCGTGTCTGTGATGAGAGGAATTTGA
- the LOC144031879 gene encoding cofilin-1-A-like translates to MSSGVTVNPEVLDLFHKIKVDKTVTVAFFCLSKNGKEIVVDKGKEIVRSEVGDNCVFEKFIAHLPRDDCRYVVFDVKYVTKDSGEKDSLVFISWNPESSSVRRKMLHASSKGYIKKELDLEKEWCINDMEEALDIKSLADNLKGALSVEGRNVC, encoded by the exons ATG AGTTCAGGCGTCACCGTGAACCCGGAGGTCCTCGACCTGTTTCACAAAATAAAGGTCGACAAGACAGTGACGGTGGCATTCTTCTGCCTAAGCAAGAACGGGAAGGAAATCGTGGTGGACAAGGGCAAAGAGATCGTGAGGAGTGAAGTGGGGGACAACTGCGTCTTTGAGAAATTCATCGCGCACCTGCCGCGCGACGACTGCCGATACGTCGTCTTCGACGTCAAATACGTCACCAAGGACTCCGGTGAAAAGGACAGCCTGGTCTTCATCTCCTG GAATCCTGAAAGCAGTTCCGTCCGAAGGAAGATGCTCCACGCCAGTTCCAAAGGGTACATCAAGAAAGAGCTGGACT TGGAAAAAGAGTGGTGTATAAACGATATGGAGGAGGCCCTGGATATCAAGAGTCTGGCCGATAATCTGAAAGGGGCTCTGTCCGTGGAAGGGAGGAATGTGTGTTAG
- the LOC144031875 gene encoding cofilin-2, giving the protein MASGVTVNDEVIKVFNDMKVRKSHRSPEEVKQRKKAVLFCLSDDRKKIIVEENKQILVGDIGDTVDDPYACFVKLLPLDDCRYGLYDATYETKESKKEDLVFIFWAPEGAPLKSKMIYASSKDAIKKKFTGIKHEWQVNGLDDIQDRSTLAEKLGGNVVVSLEGKPL; this is encoded by the exons ATG GCATCAGGCGTGACCGTGAACGACGAGGTGATCAAAGTGTTCAACGACATGAAGGTGCGCAAGTCACACCGGTCGCCGGAGGAGGTGAAGCAGCGCAAGAAGGCGGTTCTCTTCTGCCTGAGCGATGACCGCAAGAAGATCATCGTGGAGGAGAACAAGCAGATCCTGGTGGGCGACATCGGCGACACGGTCGACGACCCCTACGCTTGCTTTGTCAAGCTCCTCCCTCTCGACGACTGCCGATACGGACTCTACGACGCCACCTACGAGACCAAGGAGTCCAAGAAGGAGGACCTGGTCTTCATCTTTTG GGCTCCCGAGGGCGCTCCCCTCAAGAGCAAGATGATTTACGCCAGCTCCAAAGACGCTATCAAGAAAAAGTTCACAG GCATCAAGCACGAGTGGCAGGTGAACGGCCTGGACGACATCCAGGACCGCAGCACGCTGGCCGAGAAGCTGGGCGGCAACGTGGTGGTGTCCCTGGAGGGCAAGCCGCTGTGA